GAAGATCGACGACTTCCTGGAACATAACCTTTCCCTGGGCTTCGTTTTCATGAACTATTACATCGGCTTTATCCCGCACATTGCGGCACTGCTGTTCCCGTTGTTCATCTTTATTTCGGTGATCTTCTTCACCTCCAAAATGGCCTACCGCACGGAGATCGTGGCCATCCTCAGCGCCGGCGTGAGCTTCCGGCGGTTCCTGCGGCCTTACTGGGTAGGGGCCATCGGGTTTGGCGCCATCCTTTGGGTGGCCAACCAGTGGATTGTGCCGAAGGCCAACCGCATCCGCACCACTTTTGAAACGAAATACGTAAAAGACCAGAAAGATCAGAAAGCGCTGGAAGACAAATCCATGCGCATCGATACCTCCACTTATATCACTTTCGGGTATTACGATCCCAATTATAAAAACGGTTCCAATTTCATCCTCAACCGGATCGAAGGGCAAAACCTGGAGTACATTCTCCGGGCCGACCGCGTCACGTACGATACCGCTACCAAAAAGTGGAAGCTGGAAGGCGTGTCCGAGCGGCGGATCGACGGGATGAAGGAAGTTTTCGCCACCCGGCCGGATACGGCGCTGAAGCTGGCGCTCGATCCTTCTGAGCTGATCGAG
Above is a genomic segment from Chitinophaga pollutisoli containing:
- a CDS encoding LptF/LptG family permease; this translates as MKKIDWYILRKFIGTFIYSLMVLLVISVVIDITEKIDDFLEHNLSLGFVFMNYYIGFIPHIAALLFPLFIFISVIFFTSKMAYRTEIVAILSAGVSFRRFLRPYWVGAIGFGAILWVANQWIVPKANRIRTTFETKYVKDQKDQKALEDKSMRIDTSTYITFGYYDPNYKNGSNFILNRIEGQNLEYILRADRVTYDTATKKWKLEGVSERRIDGMKEVFATRPDTALKLALDPSELIEIRNRQEGMTTPELREYLAKEELRGAEGLSVYYVEEYRRTSAAVAVVILVLIGAIISSKKVRGGSGLHLAIGIVISATYILFMQFSTVFATKADLDPLLAAWIPNFVFAGLAFYLYLRAPK